The Syntrophaceae bacterium genomic interval TAATAATACTGAATATGGTTGGGGGATTCATCGGTGGCATCTGGTTAGCCTTTTTAGGCGAATGGAAATTGATTGGAATTGGATTATTACTTCTCTTCACATCTCATTGGATAATTTCAATTTTATTGATGCCGACTATTCCAATTGGTTTATTATCATTTCACTTTTTAAAAAAGAAAAATATTTTAGGACATTTTTTTGGTTTCTTGTCAATCCTTTACACGAACTTCTTAATTATTGGTAGTTGTTATGTGGCTTTCCTTATATGCACAAGTTTTTATACAGAAGCAACCATAAATTACAAACTAATTCCTTACATGTTGTGGTCTTGGGGAATGGCTCTCGGTCCCTGGCAGTACTTATCTTCAAAGGAAACACACAATGAAATTTCAACTATTACACTGTTTAGTGCGTCAGTCTTCTATTTCTTTATTCTTGTAACCATACTGATTATCCCGGCGATTGCTTTTATTCCTATTCTACTATTCTGTTTAATTCATTTCATAGTTATTCCGATTGTTAGCTTATATATAGCACACAAGACTATGCCAGATTATGTAGATGAATTTTGTGAAACGACACAAAACACATAGCTATTTTTAAAATACTCTTTTATAAATAAAGTTAGATTACACGTTTTCCCTTTCTTAAAGGAGAAGATTATGACCACCAAATTAGTTACCATAATTTCTGTCTTTTTATTATTTCTTATGGGCTATTCTGCTCAAGCTTTTGAAGTTAAAGGAATTGCTGGAACGACAACTTTTTGTCAAAGGGGAAAATGTGTTACAACAATTGATAATAGTGAAGTGATATATGAAGTGAATCTCGACGTACAAAAGGTGACAAGGAAAGCAGTATTGAACAAAAGCATTCCAAACAACACTATAGGTGGATTACAAAGCGATAACACAGAATATGCGGTATTTTATGATAATAAAGACTTGGAGACTCGTAAACTGTTTAATGAACAAAGAATTATTAAAGCCATTGGGAAAACAGCTCTACTGGATGGATTTGAAACAATAGTTATTGGAGATGATTTTATACATACTTCTAGATCATCAAGCGATTATTTTGTTATATATTATTATAAAAGGGTAGGGACTATCCCTATTCGCTGACCACCCCCGTGGAATGCATTCACTTTGTTGCTTTAATCACTTAATTGCCTGTTTGATTTCTTAATTGTCATTGGTTGTGAATATGCCAACACTCTATCGTGCATCAATATCAGGTCTCCGTGGAACGGGAAGGGGTGAGTACTTGTCCCCTCTCCCGACTGTGCCCAAAAATGTGCCCGTGAAAAACAAAAAGGCTCCAACCGTGGCCAACTCCTGCCAACATGGTTGGAGCCTCTTTCTTTTGTGATAACAGTTAATTACCCATAATTTCGGATGCCTGCAAAGTCACCAATGGTGCATGGATTGGGCTTAAAATCCCTCGGTCCTCGCGGCTGTGCGGGTTCGATTCCCGCCCCGGGCACCATCTGACAATCCAAGACAGTCCAATGCAGACCAAAACCCGTTAGAAATAGCGGGATTTTCTTGATTTCCTGTCCGAACCTGTGCTATGTAATCTTATGCAATCGGGGGTACATGGGGGTATATTTCGGCCATTTATACCCCCACGGAAAAACAGTTACCCCCAGAAACGGAGGAAATCCTTTATGGCATTGAGTGACGTAAAGATCCGATCCTCTAAGCCGTCAATGAAACAGAAGAAATTGTTTGATGGTGACGGTCTCTTCCTCCTGGTCACACCCCAAGGCGGAAAATACTGGCGATTCAAGTACCGGTTCGAAGGCAAGGAAAAGCTTCTCTCTCTCGGCACCTATCCTGAAATCAGCCTTGTTGATGCCCGGCAGAGGCGGGACGATGCCCGCCGACAGATAGCCCACGGCATTGATCCCGGGGCCGTCCGGAAGGCTCAAAAGAGGGCAGAGACGCAAGAGACGGAGACATTCGAGGTCATAGCCCTTGAATGGCACGGGAAGTTTTCTCCATCATGGCGACCGATACACGCCAATACCATCATGAGCCGCCTCAATCGCGACCTGTTCCCCTGGATCGGTAAACGCCCTATCAATGAAATCAAGGCACCGGAACTACTGGCGGTACTTCGCCGTGTCGAGGCAAGGGGGGCGCTTGATTCCGCCCACAAGTGCAGAATTATTGCCGGGCAGGTGTTCCGTTACGCTGTGGTTACTGGAAGGGCGGAACGCGACCCATCAGCCGATCTTAAAGGGGCATTAGCGCAGCGGGGGGATAAGCACCTTGCGGCTATCACCGACCCCAAGGAAGTAGCGCCCCTCATGAGGACCATAGACGGCTATGAAGGGCATTACGTTGTCAGGGCCGCCCTTCGCCTTGCCCCGCTCTTCTTCGTCCGTCCTGGCGAATTGAGGCACGCTGAGTGGATAGAGATGGACCTTGAAGAAGCAACATGGAACATCCCGCCCGGGAAGATGAAGATGAAAAACGCGCACGTTGTTCCCTTGTGCCATCAGGCCGTGGAGATACTGACAGAGCTGAAAGAACTGACCGGGGCGAGCAAGTACGTGTTCCCCTCCGGGCGGTCTTTTGCCCGGCCCATGAGCAACAACGCCCTACTGGCAGCCCTGCGGCGCATGGGATACGACAAGGAAACCATGACACCTCATGGATTCCGGGCCATGGCGCGAACGATCCTTGACGAAGTGCTGCAGGTGAGGCCGGATTTCATCGAACACCAGCTAGGCCATGCCGTCAGAGACCCGAATGGGCGGGCCTACAACCGGACGGCGCACCTTGCCGAGCGCCGGAAGATGATGCAGCTATGGGCGGATTACCTGGACGGGCTAAGGTCCGGTGCCGTCGTCGTGCCGTTCCGGGTGACGGGCCGTTAAAGCCGGGGGGAGGCGGGTATGCCAAGGCGGGTTAAAACCAGGAAGACGGCGGGCGGTTTCAGCATCCCGGATTACAGAAACATTCCGACCGGTATTGCTGAGGGGCGCTATGGGACTTTGACCGAGGATAATGTGAGAGATTTTCTGTTAAGCCTCAAGGGGGTCGCGGACGATGACGATATACTCCGCTTGGTGGCGGGGATCTCCTTCTACTTAGGCGAATACATCTCAATAGATGCCAGGACCCTCGCGACATGTAGAGCAACCAACCGGGAAGACTTGGCCGCGATGATTCGAGATAGCAAACAGCTCCTGGAGCGACTCAGAGAAATCGAGGACCGGCCTTTCTACGTCCCCGAGACACTCACGGGGGTCGTGTTCCTCAACGATGCGCCTGCGGATAGCGAAGACCACGAAACGGCATACCGCTTCAATCAGGCATTCGGAAGAAGGGCGGCCGACCTTGCCGGGCCGCTGGCGGCGTTCCTCAACGAGGCGGAGCTTCTCTCGGAGGCAATCACAGCGGGGAGGCGCGGCAGAAAAAGCGCCGATGCGGTTGGACTCATCAAGATCATCGCGATGTTCTACTCCCGCTACATCGGCAAGCCCATGAGCGAGCCTACAGGGGGATTCCGCGTTGCCGTGAAGTGGACGCTTGAGCATTTGGGCCTGCCATGTGAAGATCCATCCCGGGGCATCCGTGAGGCCCTGAAAAACTTCAAGCCATCACCCCTTGACAAGGGCTATACCGCCTCCTCTGACAAAAAGCCTTCAAATTAATTTCTTTTCGTCTCTTTAAATCGCGTCCAATCCTGCCCTATCCTGCCCCCACAGAACAAATCGAGGGGGAAGACATGACTACGCACAAAACAACCCAAGGCAAGTCGAACGAATTTGCAACCCCAAAACTCCTGCGGCTCCGGCAGGTTTTACAGATTATCCCGGTGAGCCGGTCGACCTGGTGGTCGGGGGTCCGCGATGGTCGCTTTCCGAGGCCCATCAAGCTCTCTATCGGGTGCACGTGCTGGCGTGAATCGGACGTGCTCCGCCTCGTGGAGGGCGAGAACAGCACCAGGCAGACTGATTGAGGGCCGGGCCATGAACGGCTACCCGTCAATCACAGTCGTCTTCAACCCCCTATCCTGGCGGATTGTGAAAATCCTACCCAACGCCGACAACGACGTGGTGGCGGCCCGCCCCGGGAACAACCATGGATGAAATCAGGGGGGAAGGCTGATGCCACGGATCCGGACCGTAAAACCAGGATTTTTCCGCCATGAGGGGCTCCAGGACCTGGAGGAGCAGCACCCGAAACAACGGCCCATGCTCGTCTTCGCCGGGCTCTGGACTCAGTGTGACAAGGAAGGGCGCTTCGAATGGCGGCCCCGGCAGTTGCATCTCGATATTCTCCCGTTCCTGACTTTCGACTTCGAAAAGACCCTCAACGTTCTGCAGGACGCCGGATTTATCCGCCGATATGAGGCCGGCGGGAAGGCTTACGGGGTGATTCCCGGCTTTTCAGAGCACCAGCGGATCAACGGGAAGGAAGCCCAGGCGGATCCGCTCTACCCGGTCCCTCCTAAATTTCATCAAGAAATCTCAACAGATGAAACCGAGAAACAACAGGGAAGTGCCGGAGAAGCACCCGGGAAGCACCCAGGATCCCAAGGAAGTGGAAGAGGAAATGGAAATGGAAATGGAACGGAAGAAATAAATTGCGGGGCGAAGGATCGCCCGCCCTATGAAGAAATCACACATTTCCTGAATGAAAATTCCGGAAAGTCCTTCCGTTCAAGCAGCAAGACAACGCAGCGACTCATAAAAGCCCGCTGGGCGGAAGGCTTCAGGACAGACGATTTTCAAAAAGTTATCCGGAACAAGTGCTGCTCGTGGCGGGCGGATCCGAAGATGGTTGACTACCTGAGGCCGGAAACGCTTTTCGGGCAGAAGTTTGAAAGCTACCTGAATGAAATCAAACACCCGATGACCGGCCAGGCATCGGACCTGACGGTGAAGAACATGGCGGCCCTTGAAAATTGGAGCCCTCCGGAATGAAGA includes:
- a CDS encoding integrase arm-type DNA-binding domain-containing protein; protein product: MALSDVKIRSSKPSMKQKKLFDGDGLFLLVTPQGGKYWRFKYRFEGKEKLLSLGTYPEISLVDARQRRDDARRQIAHGIDPGAVRKAQKRAETQETETFEVIALEWHGKFSPSWRPIHANTIMSRLNRDLFPWIGKRPINEIKAPELLAVLRRVEARGALDSAHKCRIIAGQVFRYAVVTGRAERDPSADLKGALAQRGDKHLAAITDPKEVAPLMRTIDGYEGHYVVRAALRLAPLFFVRPGELRHAEWIEMDLEEATWNIPPGKMKMKNAHVVPLCHQAVEILTELKELTGASKYVFPSGRSFARPMSNNALLAALRRMGYDKETMTPHGFRAMARTILDEVLQVRPDFIEHQLGHAVRDPNGRAYNRTAHLAERRKMMQLWADYLDGLRSGAVVVPFRVTGR
- a CDS encoding AlpA family phage regulatory protein, translating into MTTHKTTQGKSNEFATPKLLRLRQVLQIIPVSRSTWWSGVRDGRFPRPIKLSIGCTCWRESDVLRLVEGENSTRQTD